One window of Streptomyces sp. SUK 48 genomic DNA carries:
- the rpoZ gene encoding DNA-directed RNA polymerase subunit omega, giving the protein MSSSITAPEGIINPPIDELLEATDSKYSLVIYAAKRARQINAYYSQLGEGLLEYVGPLVDTHVHEKPLSIALREINAGLLTSEAIEGPAQ; this is encoded by the coding sequence GTGTCCTCTTCCATCACCGCGCCCGAGGGCATCATCAACCCGCCGATCGACGAGCTCCTCGAGGCAACCGACTCGAAGTACAGCCTCGTGATCTACGCGGCCAAGCGTGCTCGCCAGATCAACGCGTACTACTCGCAGCTCGGCGAGGGCCTCCTCGAGTACGTGGGCCCGCTCGTGGACACCCACGTCCACGAGAAGCCGCTCTCGATCGCCCTGCGCGAGATCAACGCCGGTCTGCTGACCTCCGAGGCCATCGAGGGCCCCGCGCAGTAG